The following coding sequences are from one Salvia hispanica cultivar TCC Black 2014 chromosome 3, UniMelb_Shisp_WGS_1.0, whole genome shotgun sequence window:
- the LOC125214921 gene encoding protein LAZY 1-like: MKLLGWMHRKFKQNSSETPKEFSFGFSGQPSLDDLQSYQKGGYGGKPFTKAHRDMYRRNSFTSLEAAREEEEELEEEERASALNELFHGFLHIGTLGTEPVMTDVPPTPTFSISVDHIAEKETKVTENELKLINDELEKVLAAEGDSCNLSSGRNSHVSAGRISHCSVITLSGKPPLDNAESGSEATICPLQSYLFGSAIGMQETTTPPVHKEQRTSLGELFQKTKQAEEKRTEKETDKSAVHVMKKMLKRKISSTPTTAETKLNKILQMFNRKVHPENSTCCSQNHNPNKNEAKRLSGGHVMEYSNGGLRPSAEDIIIYPHQARENMLSYKSNQSQNAAKACGDELWVKTDADYLVLEL, from the exons ATGAAG CTCTTAGGATGGATGCATCGCAAGTTCAAGCAGAACAGCAGCGAAACGCCAAAAGAATTCTCGTTCG GTTTTAGCGGGCAGCCCTCGTTGGACGACCTGCAGTCCTACCAGAAGGGAGGCTATGGCGGCAAGCCCTTCACGAAGGCGCATAGGGACATGTACCGGAGGAACTCCTTTACGAGCCTAGAGGCTGCGagggaggaagaggaggaacTTGAGGAGGAGGAAAGGGCAAGTGCTCTGAATGAGCTCTTTCATGGATTCCTTCACATTGGCACTCTAGGGACTGAGCCGGTGATGACGGACGTCCCACCAACCCCGACATTCTCCATCTCGGTGGACCACATAGCTGAGAAGGAGACCAAAGTGACAGAGAATGAGCTGAAGCTGATCAACGATGAATTGGAAAAGGTTCTTGCAGCAGAGGGAGACAGCTGCAATCTCTCATCAGGGAGGAACAGCCATGTTAGTGCTGGAAGGATCAGCCACTGCAGCGTGATTACACTAAGCGGGAAGCCGCCTCTCGACAATGCTGAGAGTGGGAGTGAGGCAACCATCTGTCCTCTACAGAGCTACCTTTTTGGATCAGCAATTGGGATGCAAGAGACGACTACACCACCGGTGCACAAGGAGCAGCGGACCTCTCTCGGGGAGCTGTTTCAGAAGACGAAACAGGCGGAAGAGAAGAGGACCGAGAAGGAAACAGACAAGTCAGCAGTTCATGTTATGAAAAAGATGCTCAAGAGGAAAATCTCTTCAACTCCAACCACAGCTGAAACTAAACTGAATAAG ATTCTGCAGATGTTCAATAGAAAGGTTCATCCCGAGAACTCGACTTGCTGTTCGCAGAATCATAACCCCAACAAGAATGAGGCGAAGAGGCTTAGTGGTGGCCATGTGATGGAATACAGCAATGGAGGGCTACGGCCATCGGCCGAGGACATCATAATATATCCACATCAAGCAAGGGAAAACATGTTGAGCTACAAGAGTAACCAATCCCAGAATGCAGCAAAAGCCTGTGGTGATGAGCTCTGGGTGAAGACTGATGCAGACT ATTTGGTGTTGGAGCTCTGA
- the LOC125214920 gene encoding sphingosine-1-phosphate lyase-like, which yields MDFHHISSSLHQFRASANSYLLQFEPLALLLTPLLTLFFARSLRSMLAVVSEKGLKSSAVELAMASVKLVPGVQRYIDAEKQKVVDKLQGSGKSKRDGWRTELPMTGLGGEVIDKMKDEKLKDVAWQGKCSGTVYIAGSEQEGHFSLINEACSMFAHTNPLHLDVFQSVVKFESEVVAMTAALLGSKEKASGGQICGNMTSGGTESILMAVKSSRDYMKTKKGITNPEMIIPVSAHSAYDKAAQYFKIKLWRVPVDQDFKADVKAIKRHINRNTIMIVGSAPGFPHGIIDPIEELGELAYTHGICLHVDLCLGGFVLPFARKLGYPLPPFDFSVRGVTSISVDVHKYGLAPKGTSVVLYRDHDIRKNQFVAVTEWTGGLYVSPTIAGSRPGALIAGAWAAMMSLGLEGYLENTRKIMEASKRLEEGVRQIPELFVVGRPDMTLVAFGSNSLDIFEVNDIMSSKGWHLNALQRPNSIHICVTLQHVNVINNFVKDLKDSVQTVKANPGPMKGGLAPIYGAAGKMPDRGMVQDLLVDFMDNSC from the exons ATGGATTTTCATCACATATCCTCCTCTCTGCATCAATTCAGAGCTTCTGCTAATTCCTACTTGCTTCAATTCGAGCCTCTCGCGCTTCTTCTCACACCTCTGTTGACGCTCTTCTTCGCCAGATCACTTCGCTCCATGCTTGCCGTGGTTTCCGAGAAAGGCCTCAAATCCTCCGCCGTCGAGCTGGCCATGGCCTCTGTCAA GTTGGTGCCTGGTGTGCAGAGGTACATCGATGCTGAAAAGCAAAAG GTTGTGGATAAGTTGCAAGGTTCTGGTAAATCGAAGAGAGACGGTTGGAGGACCGAGTTGCCTATGACAGGCTTAGGAGGTGAGGttattgataaaatgaaagatgAGAAGCTAAAAGATGTGGCGTGGCAGGGCAAATGTTCCGGTACAGT ATACATTGCAGGAAGCGAACAGGAAGGGCATTTTTCGTTGATCAATGAGGCATGCTCCAT GTTTGCGCATACCAATCCTTTGCATCTAGATGTATTCCAGAGTGTAGTGAAGTTTGAATCTGAAGTCGTGGCAATGACAGCAGCCCTGCTTGGGAGTAAGGAAAAGGCTTCTGGTGGGCAAATATGTGGAAATATGACATCAGGAGGGACAGAAAGTATATTAATGGCAGTGAAATCTTCACGGGATTATATGAAAACTAAGAAGGGAATAACTAACCCAGAAAT GATCATACCGGTTTCAGCTCATTCAGCATATGACAAGGCTGCACAATATTTTAAGATCAAGTTGTGGCGTGTTCCTGTGGACCAAGATTTTAAAGCTGATGTTAAAGCCATCAAACGACATATTAACCGGAACACAATAATG ATTGTTGGATCAGCACCTGGCTTCCCTCATGGAATTATTGACCCAATTGAG GAGCTTGGTGAGTTAGCTTATACCCACGGGATCTGTTTGCATGTTGACCTTTGCCTCGGTGGGTTTGTGTTGCCTTTTGCTCGTAAGCTTGG GTATCCTTTGCCACCATTTGATTTCTCTGTCAGAGGAGTAACATCCATATCTGTGGATGTTCACAAGTATGGGCTGGCTCCTAAAGGAACGAGTGTGGTTCTATACAGGGACCATGACATACGGAAG AATCAATTTGTTGCTG TCACTGAGTGGACTGGTGGGCTCTATGTATCTCCGACAATTGCTGGAAGCAGGCCTGGAGCTCTGATAGCCGGAGCTTGGGCAGCAATGATGTCCCTTGGGTTAGAAG GTTATCTAGAAAACACAAGGAAGATCATGGAAGCGTCAAAGAGGCTAGAGGAGGG GGTGCGCCAAATTCCAGAACTGTTCGTCGTTGGAAGGCCCGATATGACACTTGTGGCTTTTGGATCCAACAGCTTGGACATATTTGAAGTGAACGACATCATGTCATCAAAAGGATGGCACTTGAATGCACTACAGAGGCCCAATAG CATCCATATCTGTGTGACTCTTCAACATGTGAATGTGATTAACAACTTCGTCAAGGATCTAAAAGACTCCGTGCAAACT GTGAAGGCGAATCCCGGGCCTATGAAAGGAGGGCTTGCTCCGATATACGGTGCGGCTGGAAAAATGCCGGATAGAGGAATGGTTCAAGATTTGTTGGTCGACTTCATGGATAACTCCTGCTAG